The Acetivibrio saccincola genome window below encodes:
- a CDS encoding GerAB/ArcD/ProY family transporter, whose protein sequence is MTEVPPYAINALLIIAVVIAVLYGIETIGRVSELILYFVSGFIIIVVLLLLPNVKIENIQPVLEYGIIPVFEGSIFLSSFITLPLVNILMVYPKNVYNVKTAKKAIIKGYLLSAFFIFITLLMTILVLGYAIAASTQYPTYLLLYL, encoded by the coding sequence ATGACAGAGGTACCCCCCTATGCCATAAACGCTCTTTTAATTATTGCAGTTGTTATAGCTGTTTTGTATGGTATTGAAACCATTGGTCGTGTTTCAGAATTAATACTGTATTTTGTAAGCGGATTTATTATAATTGTTGTTTTACTTTTACTGCCTAATGTAAAAATAGAAAATATACAGCCTGTATTAGAATATGGCATTATACCTGTATTTGAAGGTTCTATATTTTTGTCCAGCTTTATTACTTTGCCCCTTGTCAATATTTTAATGGTATATCCTAAAAATGTATATAATGTAAAGACAGCTAAAAAAGCCATTATAAAAGGTTATTTATTATCAGCTTTTTTTATATTTATAACATTACTTATGACAATATTAGTGCTAGGCTATGCTATAGCAGCGTCCACCCAGTATCCCACATATCTTTTATTATATTTATAA
- a CDS encoding Ger(x)C family spore germination protein yields MDIDEAMLKMTSKSSRKLFNLHLRMLVISEEVARRGIKNVVEYFLRNNEYRGMEAIFLPPMQ; encoded by the coding sequence GTGGATATTGATGAGGCAATGCTGAAAATGACATCTAAATCCTCCAGAAAGCTATTTAATTTGCATTTAAGAATGCTTGTAATAAGTGAGGAAGTGGCAAGACGGGGCATCAAAAATGTAGTAGAGTATTTTCTTAGGAATAATGAATACCGCGGTATGGAAGCAATTTTCTTACCACCCATGCAATGA
- a CDS encoding spore germination protein gives MCFLAEGENKFYSVFTSRIERRGIEEPTTQSVVRGPREGFSEDIAKNILIIKKRINNNSLRMINLNVGRVCKTKVAIMYIEGIAKKDIVNEVKKRIEKIKVDAVHDSSYIEELTKDDPYSVFPTYLSLEKSDSVSAALLQGKVAILVDGTPFVLTVPAVFFDFLQSSEDYYHHYIVASMMRIIRFITFYFVLLVPSAYVAITTYHQEILPTALLINIAAQREDVPFPVLFETFLMEFTFEILCEAGIRIPRAIGAAISVVGGVVIGQVAVEAGIMSAAVVIVVSFTAISSFSIPNYEMSSALRAVRFVFMILAGALGLYGLFMGIIILWLHLCKIKSVTVPYVTPLTPFIPRENKDTLIRFPLMENKKQDSWNWKA, from the coding sequence TTGTGTTTTTTAGCTGAAGGGGAGAATAAATTTTACTCTGTTTTTACAAGCCGTATAGAAAGAAGGGGTATTGAAGAGCCTACCACCCAGTCGGTGGTAAGGGGACCAAGGGAGGGTTTTTCTGAGGATATAGCAAAAAACATATTAATTATCAAAAAAAGAATTAACAATAATTCTTTAAGGATGATAAATTTAAATGTGGGAAGAGTATGCAAAACAAAAGTAGCCATAATGTACATAGAGGGAATTGCAAAAAAAGACATTGTCAATGAGGTAAAAAAGAGAATTGAAAAAATTAAAGTTGATGCAGTACATGACAGCAGCTACATAGAAGAGCTTACCAAAGATGACCCCTATTCAGTGTTTCCCACTTATTTAAGCTTGGAAAAATCTGATTCGGTTTCAGCTGCATTACTGCAGGGAAAGGTAGCAATATTAGTGGATGGGACACCCTTTGTACTAACTGTTCCTGCGGTTTTTTTTGATTTTTTGCAAAGTAGTGAAGACTACTACCACCACTATATAGTGGCTTCCATGATGCGTATTATAAGGTTTATAACTTTTTATTTTGTTCTTTTGGTGCCGTCTGCATATGTGGCGATAACCACATATCATCAGGAAATACTGCCTACCGCCTTACTTATAAATATTGCGGCACAAAGGGAGGATGTTCCTTTCCCGGTGCTGTTTGAAACATTTTTAATGGAGTTTACATTTGAAATTCTCTGTGAGGCAGGTATAAGAATACCAAGGGCAATAGGAGCTGCAATTTCAGTGGTGGGGGGAGTGGTAATAGGACAGGTTGCTGTGGAAGCAGGGATAATGTCAGCAGCTGTTGTTATAGTTGTTTCATTTACTGCAATATCAAGTTTTTCCATACCAAACTATGAGATGTCCAGCGCTTTAAGGGCGGTAAGGTTTGTTTTTATGATTTTAGCAGGGGCATTAGGCTTATATGGGCTTTTTATGGGGATAATTATATTGTGGCTGCATCTTTGCAAAATTAAGTCTGTTACAGTACCGTATGTAACACCTTTAACGCCCTTTATTCCCAGAGAAAACAAAGACACTTTAATAAGATTTCCCCTTATGGAAAACAAAAAACAAGACAGTTGGAATTGGAAAGCCTAA
- a CDS encoding DUF362 domain-containing protein produces the protein MVVLEFESYEKTIPEILDKIKAYEILEKQENILIKPNIVNMSPFPITTSPEICGEIIKYIRKHSSAAIIICDGCGEPDYTTLDAFNHLGYKEISDKYDVKLVDLNNVPLKKYTNPNCTVHKEMYLPRLIETHFIISVPVLKAHSLAQITGSMKNMMGLLPPKHYKGRYGIWNKAIFHNRIHESIVDLNKYVSPHLTILDATVGMAEYHLGGAKCSPPVNKIVVGFDAKEVDRKAAELLGFDWRDIKHLR, from the coding sequence ATGGTTGTTTTAGAATTTGAATCTTATGAAAAAACAATTCCTGAAATTTTAGATAAAATTAAAGCATATGAAATTTTAGAAAAACAAGAAAATATACTAATAAAACCTAATATTGTAAATATGTCTCCTTTTCCAATAACAACTTCACCTGAAATATGCGGTGAAATTATTAAATATATAAGAAAACACAGCAGTGCTGCCATAATAATCTGTGACGGCTGTGGAGAGCCGGATTATACCACATTAGATGCCTTTAATCACTTAGGGTACAAAGAAATCTCAGATAAATATGATGTTAAGCTGGTGGATTTAAACAATGTCCCTTTAAAAAAATACACCAACCCAAATTGCACAGTCCACAAAGAAATGTATCTTCCAAGGTTGATAGAAACCCATTTTATTATTTCCGTCCCTGTTTTAAAAGCCCACTCTTTAGCTCAGATAACAGGGTCTATGAAAAATATGATGGGACTTCTTCCACCAAAGCATTACAAAGGAAGATACGGTATTTGGAATAAAGCAATTTTTCACAACAGAATTCATGAGTCCATTGTTGATTTAAATAAATATGTAAGTCCACATCTTACCATATTAGATGCAACGGTGGGGATGGCAGAGTATCATTTAGGTGGAGCTAAGTGCAGCCCACCGGTAAATAAAATAGTGGTCGGGTTTGATGCTAAAGAAGTGGACAGGAAAGCTGCTGAACTTCTTGGATTTGATTGGAGAGATATAAAGCATTTAAGATAA